Part of the Kineococcus aurantiacus genome, GCGCGACTTCGAGCACGCCGACGACGTCGAGGTGGTGTGGCGGTCGTTCGAGCTGGACCCGACGGCGGTGTCGGTGACCGAGCGGGCCGCGGGCCCCAGCGACGCCCACGCGCGCCGGCTCGCGGCGAAGTTCGGCCGGCCGGTGCAGGAGGTCCAGCGGATGGTGGCCCACGTCGACGAGACGGCGGCCGCGGAGGGGCTGGAGTTCCACCAGGACGTGTCGGTCCCGGCGAACACCGTCGCCGCGCACCAGCTCCTGCACCTGGCGGGTGAGCGCGGGGTCCAGGGCGCGGTGAAGGAGCGCCTCCTGCGGGCGCACTTCACCGAGGGCGAGCCGCTGGGCGACGTGGACACGCTCGTGCGGCTGGCCGCCGAGGCGGGGCTGGACGCCGACGAGGCGCGCGCGGTCCTGGCCGAGGACCGCTACCTGGCCGACGTGCGCGCGGACGTCGCCGAGGCGTCGGCGCTGGGCGCGCGCGGGGTGCCGTTCTTCGTCGTGGACCGCAGGTACGGGGTCTCCGGCGCGCAGCCGGCGGAGCAGTTCCTGCAGGTGCTGCAGCGGGCGTGGGCCGAGTCCCGCCCGCTCACCCTCGTCGGGGACGGGTCCGCCGACGGCGCGTGCGGCCCGGACGGCTGCGCGATCTGACCCCCGGCGCCGGGAGGGGTCCGGATCGTTGTGACAACGCTCGCGGTGATCGGCAGCGTTGTCACAACGATCGCGCTCCCTCAGGCGACGTCCACCCCGAAGTCCTGCGCGATCCCCCGCAGCCCCGAGGCGTACCCCTGCCCGACGGCGCGGAACTTCCACTCCCCGCTGTGGCGGTACAGCTCCCCGAACACCATGGCCGTCTCGGTGGAGGCGTCCTCGGACAGGTCGTAGCGGACGACCTCGCTGCCGTCGACGCGGTTGACGAGCCGGATGAAGGCGTTGACGACCTGCCCGAAGCTCTGCCGGCGCGCTTCGGCGTCGTGGATGGAGACGGCGAAGACGATCTTCTCGACCTGCGCGGGCACCGACAGCAGGTCGACCTCGATGCTCTCGTCGTCGCCCTCGCCCTCCCCGGTGCGGTTGTCGCCGGTGTGCCGGACGGAGCCCTCGGGGCTGGCGAGCTGGTTGTAGAACACGAAGTGCGCGTCGGACAGGACCTTGCCGCCCGCGCCGAGCAGGAGGGCGCTGGCGTCGAGGTCGAAGTCGAGGCCGGTGGTGGTGCGCACGTCCCAGCCGAGGCCGACGAGCGCTTCGGTGAGGTTCGGGGCCACCTTGGCCAGCGAGACGTTTCCACCCTTGGCGAGAGTCACACCCATGGCCAGAACCTAGCCGAGGGCGCTGGGAGCGGCCTGGGCGGTGGCGGGGGCGACGAGGCGTTCGACGAGCAGTTCGACGAGGACGTCGACGGAGGGGGCGGGCAGGCCGAACAGGGCCCGGAAGTAGACGGGGGCGACGAGGTGGTCCAGCACCCGGGTGGTGGTGGGCGCCTCCTCCCCGCGCCGGGCGGCGGCGGCGACGATGGCCTCGGCCTGGGTGCTGCGGCCCACGAGGCAGGCCGAGCAGGCGGACTCGAACCCCGCGGGGGCGCCGGGGTCGGCGGGCCCGGCGGCGACGGCGGCCCGCAGCAGGGCCAGTTCCTCGGGGCGGGCGGCCTCGGCGACGAGGGCGGTGCCCCAGGCGTGCAGGTCCCCGCGCAGGGACCCGGTGTCGGGGACGTCGCCGCTGGTGCCGAAGCGGACGAGGGCGGTGTCGGCGAGCAGGGCGCCGACGTCGCCCCAGCGCCGGTAGACGCTGGTGGCGTTGACGCCGGCGCGGGCGGCGACCTGGGGGATGGTCAGGGGGTCGCCCTCGGCGAGCAGTTCCACGACGGCGCGGTGGACCGCGGCCGTGACCTTCGCGCTGCGTCCGCCCGGACGCGCCATCGTCGGCGTCATGGCCCCACCTTAACGCAATCCGCGTTGCGTTAACGAGGGCGCCGGAGTAGTTTCCTGGAGACACCTCCCCGAACTCCTGGAGCGCACGTGTCCCCCAGACCGGGAACCCGCACGGGTTTCACCCTCATCACCCTCACCCTCGGGGTGCTCGTCGCGGCGAGCTCGGCCCCCTCGCCGATCTTCCCCGTCTACGAGGAGCTGTGGGGCGCCGGACCGGCGGCCGTCACGGTCGTCTTCGCCGTCTACGCCGCCGTCCTGCTCGTCGCGCTGCTCACCGTGGGCTCCCTGTCGGACCACCTCGGCCGCCGCCGCGTCGTCCTCGCCGCCCTCGTCGGGGTCATCGCCTCCATGCTGGTGTTCTCCCAGGCCGGCGACGTCACCACCCTCGTCCTCGGCCGCGCCCTGCAGGGCTTCTCCACCGGCACCGCCATCGGCGCCCTCGGCGCCTGGCTGCTGGACCTGGCCGGTCCCACCCGCGCCCCGCTGGCCCAGCTCGTCAACGGCGCCACCCCGCCCGTGGGCCTCATGGCCGGCGGCCTGGGCTCCGGGCTGCTCGTCCAGTTCGGCCCGGCCCCCACCGAGCTGACCTACCTCGTGCTGGCCGTCCTGCTCGCCGGCGCGTTCGTCGCCGTCTGGTGCACCCCCGACGTCGTCGCCCCCGTCCCCGGGGCGCTGCGCTCGCTCAAACCCGTCGTGCGCCTGCCCGCCGCCTCCCGCCGCGCCTTCACCACCGCCCTGCCCGGCTTCCTCGGCAGCTGGGGCCTGGGCGGGCTGTGCATGGGCCTGGGGCCCTCCGTCGTCGCCGGGGTCCTCGGCCTGACCAACCACGTCGCCGGCGGTCTCGTCGTCGCCTCCGTCGCCGGGGTCGGCGCCCTGACCGGCCTCCTCACCCGCCACCACGCCCCCGACCGGGTCGTCGCCCTCGGCATGGGCGGGCTCGTCGTCGGGCCCCTGGTCATGACCCTGGGCCTGAACCTCACCTCCGTCGCGGTGTTCTTCGCCGGGGCCCTGCTGTCCGGCGTCGGCTTCGGGGCCGGTTTCCAGGGCGCGCTGCGCGCCGTCCTGGGCACCGCCCCCGCCCACGAGCGCGCCGGGGTCCTGTCGGCCGTCTACGTCGTCAGCTACCTGGCGTTCGGGCTGCCGGCCGTCGTCGCCGGGTTCCTCGCCCCGCACCTGGGGCTGCGCGCGGTCGTCGACGGCTACGCCGCCCTCGTCGTGCTGGCCGGGGTCGCCGGGCTCGTCCTGGTCACCCGCGCGCGCCGCTCCACCGGCACCGTCCCCACCCAGGCCCGCCGCGCCGTCCCCGGCGCCCGCCCGGCGCAGGACCGCGCCTGACGTCAAGGTCGCGTCCCGGTCTGCCGATCACCGGGACGTGACCCTCCACCCCGGTCAGCGCATCGCCTTCAGCGGCCACTTCCTCGCCCCGCGGGCCGACCTCGTCGTCCGCGCGCAGCGGGCCGGCCTGCGCGTCGAGGCCGCCGTCACCGACCGCACCGACGTCCTGATCGCCAACGACGCCGGGTCCGGGGAGGCCGCCGTGCGCGCCGCCCTGGCCCACGGGACCCCGATCGTCGACGAGTACACCTTCGACGCGCTGCTCGCCGTCACCGCCTGAGCACGGCCCGTGCGGCGCGCCGGGCGTGCGGCGCGGAGTCGGAAGTGGTTGCCTTCCCCGATCCAGTCCGTCACGGGAAGGGAACCGCATGCCAGTCGACGACCAGGGGAGCGGGACGGCGCAAGCCACCGTCCAGCGCGACTTCTCCCACGAGGACGGCGGGCTCCACAAGAGCCTGAAGAACCGCCAGCTCCAGATGATCGCCATCGGCGGTGCCATCGGCACCGGCCTGTTCCTGGGCGCGGGGGGACGCCTGTCCACCGCCGGCCCGGGCCTGTTCATCGTGTACGGCGTCTGCGGCTTCTTCGTCTTCCTCATGCTGCGGGCGCTGGGTGAGCTGGTCCTGCACCGCCCCTCCTCGGGCTCCTTCGTCTCCTACGCCCGGGAGTTCTACGGGGAGAAGGCCGCCTTCGTGGCCGGCTGGATGTACTGGTTCAACTGGGCGATGACGGCCATCGTCGACATCACCGCCATCGCCCTCTACCTGCACTACTGGAGCGCCTTCAGCTCCGCCCCGCAGTGGCTGCTGGCGCTCGCCGCCCTCGTCGTGGTCCTGGGCCTCAACCTCGTCTCGGTGAAGATCTTCGGCGAGATGGAGTTCTGGTTCGCCCTCATCAAGGTCGTCGCGCTCACCGCGTTCCTGGTGATCGGCGTCGTCTTCCTCGCCGGCCGCTTCCCCGTCGAGGGGCAGACCACGGGCCTGAGCGTCGTCCGCGACAGCGGCGGCTGGTTCCCCACCGGGGCCGTCCCGCTCGTCGTGGTGATCTCCGGGGTCGTCTTCGCCTACGCCGCGGTCGAGCTCGTCGGCACCGCCGCCGGGGAGACCGAGAACCCCGAGAAGATCATGCCGCGGGCCATCAACACCGTCATCGTCCGCATCGTCGTCTTCTACTGCGGGTCCCTCGTCCTGCTCGCGCTGCTGCTGCCGTACACCGCCTACAGCGCCGACGAGAGCCCCTTCGTGACGTTCTTCTCCAAGATCGGCGTCCCGGGCGCCGGCGACGTCATGAACTTCGTCGTCCTCACCTCGGCGCTGTCCAGCCTCAACGCGGGCCTGTACTCCACGGGCCGCATCGTCCGCTCGATGGCCATGAACGGCTCGGCCCCGCGCTTCGCCGCCAAGCTCAACGGCGGCGGCGTGCCCTTCGGGGGCATCGCCATCACCGGCGCCGTCGCGGTCCTGGGCGTCGTCCTGAACTACGTCGCCCCCGGGCGGGCCTTCGAGATCGTCCTGAACGCCTCGGCCCTGGGCATCATCGCCAGCTGGGGCACGATCGTGCTGTGCCAGCTGAAGCTGCACAAGTGGGCGAAGGCCGGGATCGTCCAGCGCCCGCACTACCGGATGTTCGGCGCCCCGTACACCGGCTACCTCGTCCTGGCCTTCCTCGTCGCCGTCCTGGCGATCATGGCCTACGACTCCGAGAGCCGCCCCACGGTCTACGCCCTCGGCGTCATCGTGCCGCTGCTCGTCCTGGGCTGGTTCGCCGTCCGCAAGCGCGTCCTGGCCGCCGCCGAGGAACGCGCCGGCTACACCGGGGAGTTCCCCGTCAAGGCCGACCGCCCCCACCGGCGGGACTGAGACCCGGATCGGACGAGACGCCGCCGCCCCCTTCGCCCTAGGGTTGAAGGCGACGGCGGCGTCTCGCCGCGTCACGCCCCGTCCAGCGCCGTGCGGAGCACCACCGCGACGCCCCCGAGGACCCACTGCGCATGACCGCGCCCCCCACCCAGCGCTCCGCCCGCGCCACCGCCGCCCGCGCCACCCCCCGCACCCCCTCGACGGTCGGTCTCGTCGTCCTGCTCGGCGCCATGGCCGCGCTCGGCGCCGTGACGATCGACCTCTACCTGCCCTCCCTGCCGCAGGTCGCGGTCGACCTGAGCACCACCGAGGCCCGCACCCAGCTGACGATCACCGGCGTCCTCGTGGGCGCCGGCTTCGGCCAGCTCGTCGTCGGCCCGCTCTCGGACGCCTTCGGGCGCCGCAAGCCGGCCGCCGTCGGGTTCTCCGTCTACGTCGTCGCCACCCTGCTGTGCGCGATCGCCCCGAACCTGCCCACCCTCGTCGCCTTCCGCGTCCTGTCCGGGATCGGCGCCTCGGCCGGGGCCGTCGTCGGCATGGCCGTCATCCGCGACCTGTTCACCGGTCCCGCCGCGGCTCGGCTGCAGTCCCGCCTCGTGCTCGTCATCGGGGTCGCGCCCCTGTTCGCGCCCACCGTCGGCGGCGCCATCGCCGCGCACACCGGCTGGCGGCCCGTCCTGGCGCTGCTCGCCGTCGCAGGCCTCGGCGTCCTGGTCGCCGTGTGGCGCCGGCTGCCCGAGACCCGGCCCGAGCTCACCGACACCGCCGCCCAGGCGCGCGCCGAGCCCGAGCGCGCCCCCGTCACCCCGCCGCGGCCGGGCCGGGTGCTGCGCACCTTCACCGGCTACGGCGCCCTGCTGCGCGACGGCCGGTTCCTGGCCTTCGCGGCCATGCCGGGCCTGGCGCTGGCGACGATCATGGCCTACGTCTCGACGTCGGTGTTCGTCCTGCAGGACGGCTTCGGCCTCAGCGGGACCGGCTTCGCCGTCTACTTCGCGATCAACGGCACCGCCCTCGTCGGCGGCACCCAGCTCAACGCGGCCCTCGTGGAGCGTTTCGGCTCCGCCCGCCTGCTGCGGGTCGGGGTCGTGGCCGCCCTCGTCTTCGGGCTGGCCCTGGCGGCCGCGCTGCTGGCCCGCACCGACCAGCTGGTCCTGTTCGCCGCCCCGCTGTACCTGCTGCTGCTCGCCCTGGGCCTGATCATGCCCAACGCGGTGACGCTGGCCCTGGAGCCCTACGGCGACAGCGCCGGTGCGGCCGCGGCGCTGGTGACCGCGCTGCAGTCCGGCGTCGGTGGCCTGGTGGGCGTCCTCGTGGGGCTCCTCGGCGGCGACGAGCACGCCATGGGCGTCGTCGTGGGCGCCGCGGTCGTGCTCAACGTGGTCCTCCTCCTCTCGGTCTCGCGGAAGATCAGGCCTAGGGTGGCCGCATGAGCTCGATCACGGACGCCCAGCCCGCGGGCAGCGACGTCGACCCGTCGACCCGTCCCCAGGACGACCTCTTCCGGCACGTCAACGGCCGGTGGCTCGCCACGACCGAGATCCCCGCCGACCGCGCCGTCGACGGCGCCTTCATCCGGCTGCGGGACCAGTCCGAGGCCGAGTGCCGCACCATCGTCGAGGCCGCCGCGGCCGCCGCCGCCCGGGGCGAGGCCGCCCCCGGCACGGTCCGGCAGAAGATCGGCGACCTGTACGCCAGCTTCATGGACACCGACCGGATCGAGGCCCTCGGCGCCACCCCGCTGGACCCCGAGCTGGCCGCCGTCGACGCCGTCACCGACCACGCCGGGCTCGTGCGCCAGCTCGGCGCCTTCGAGCGCTCCGGCGTCGGCGGCCCCTTCGCCTACTGGGTCGACACCGACAACGCCAAGTCCGACGAGTACGTCGTGTACGTCACCCAGGCCGGCCTGGGCCTGCCCGACGAGTCGTACTACCGCGAGGAGCAGTACGCCGCGGTCCGCGAGGCCTACGTGGGCCACGTCGAGCGCATCCTCGCCCTGGGCCACCGCGAGGACCCGGCCGGTTCGGCCCGGCGCGTCCTGGAGCTGGAGACGGCGCTCGCGGCCCACCACTGGGACCGCGTGCGGAACCGCGACGCCAACGCGACGTACAACAAGGTGGACCGCGCGGGCCTGGAGGCCCTGCTGCCCGGCATCGACCTCGCGGCCTGGCTGGAGGCGGCCGAGCTGCCCGGCTCCGCCTTCGCCCACGTCGTCGTGCGCCAGCCCAGCTACCTGACGGGCATGGCCGAGGTGCTGCTCTCGACCCCCGTGCAGACGTGGAAGGAGTGGCTGGGCTGGCGCGTCCTGCACCAGGGCGCCGCGTTCCTGTCCGCCGACTTCGTCGAGGAGAACTTCGCCTTCTACGGCACGACCCTGACCGGCGCCCCGCAGCTGCGCGAGCGCTGGAAGCGCGGGGTCGGGCTCGTCGAGGGCAACCTCGGCGAGGCCCTGGGCGAGCTGTACGTCGCCGAGCACTTCCCCCCGGCCGCCAAGGCCCGCATGACCGAGCTCGTCGCCAACCTCGTCGAGGCCTACCGCCAGGACATCGAGGCGCTGGACTGGATGACGCGCGAGACCAAGGACCGCGCGCTGGAGAAGCTCGGGCAGTTCACGCCCAAGATCGGCCACCCCGACACCTGGCGCGACTACTCGGCCCTGACGATCGACCGCGAGGACCTGCTCGGCAACGTCCGCCGCGCCTTCGCCTTCGAGGTCGACCGCGAGCTGGCCAAGCTGGGGTCCCCCGTGGACCGCGACGAGTGGTTCATGACCCCGCAGACGGTCAACGCCTACTACAACCCGGGCATGAACGAGATCGTCTTCCCCGCGGCGATCCTGCGCCCGCCGTTCTTCTCCCTGGACGCCGACGACGCCGAGAACTACGGCGGCATCGGCGCCGTCATCGGGCACGAGATCGGCCACGGCTTCGACGACCAGGGCTCGAAGTACGACGGCCTGGGCAACCTCAACGACTGGTGGACCGACGCCGACCG contains:
- a CDS encoding DsbA family oxidoreductase, whose protein sequence is MRPSGWRRNRRAGTAVAAGVKVEIWSDVVCPWCYIGKRRFESALRDFEHADDVEVVWRSFELDPTAVSVTERAAGPSDAHARRLAAKFGRPVQEVQRMVAHVDETAAAEGLEFHQDVSVPANTVAAHQLLHLAGERGVQGAVKERLLRAHFTEGEPLGDVDTLVRLAAEAGLDADEARAVLAEDRYLADVRADVAEASALGARGVPFFVVDRRYGVSGAQPAEQFLQVLQRAWAESRPLTLVGDGSADGACGPDGCAI
- a CDS encoding TerD family protein, producing the protein MGVTLAKGGNVSLAKVAPNLTEALVGLGWDVRTTTGLDFDLDASALLLGAGGKVLSDAHFVFYNQLASPEGSVRHTGDNRTGEGEGDDESIEVDLLSVPAQVEKIVFAVSIHDAEARRQSFGQVVNAFIRLVNRVDGSEVVRYDLSEDASTETAMVFGELYRHSGEWKFRAVGQGYASGLRGIAQDFGVDVA
- a CDS encoding TetR/AcrR family transcriptional regulator C-terminal ligand-binding domain-containing protein, with product MTPTMARPGGRSAKVTAAVHRAVVELLAEGDPLTIPQVAARAGVNATSVYRRWGDVGALLADTALVRFGTSGDVPDTGSLRGDLHAWGTALVAEAARPEELALLRAAVAAGPADPGAPAGFESACSACLVGRSTQAEAIVAAAARRGEEAPTTTRVLDHLVAPVYFRALFGLPAPSVDVLVELLVERLVAPATAQAAPSALG
- a CDS encoding MFS transporter, which gives rise to MSPRPGTRTGFTLITLTLGVLVAASSAPSPIFPVYEELWGAGPAAVTVVFAVYAAVLLVALLTVGSLSDHLGRRRVVLAALVGVIASMLVFSQAGDVTTLVLGRALQGFSTGTAIGALGAWLLDLAGPTRAPLAQLVNGATPPVGLMAGGLGSGLLVQFGPAPTELTYLVLAVLLAGAFVAVWCTPDVVAPVPGALRSLKPVVRLPAASRRAFTTALPGFLGSWGLGGLCMGLGPSVVAGVLGLTNHVAGGLVVASVAGVGALTGLLTRHHAPDRVVALGMGGLVVGPLVMTLGLNLTSVAVFFAGALLSGVGFGAGFQGALRAVLGTAPAHERAGVLSAVYVVSYLAFGLPAVVAGFLAPHLGLRAVVDGYAALVVLAGVAGLVLVTRARRSTGTVPTQARRAVPGARPAQDRA
- a CDS encoding amino acid permease, which codes for MPVDDQGSGTAQATVQRDFSHEDGGLHKSLKNRQLQMIAIGGAIGTGLFLGAGGRLSTAGPGLFIVYGVCGFFVFLMLRALGELVLHRPSSGSFVSYAREFYGEKAAFVAGWMYWFNWAMTAIVDITAIALYLHYWSAFSSAPQWLLALAALVVVLGLNLVSVKIFGEMEFWFALIKVVALTAFLVIGVVFLAGRFPVEGQTTGLSVVRDSGGWFPTGAVPLVVVISGVVFAYAAVELVGTAAGETENPEKIMPRAINTVIVRIVVFYCGSLVLLALLLPYTAYSADESPFVTFFSKIGVPGAGDVMNFVVLTSALSSLNAGLYSTGRIVRSMAMNGSAPRFAAKLNGGGVPFGGIAITGAVAVLGVVLNYVAPGRAFEIVLNASALGIIASWGTIVLCQLKLHKWAKAGIVQRPHYRMFGAPYTGYLVLAFLVAVLAIMAYDSESRPTVYALGVIVPLLVLGWFAVRKRVLAAAEERAGYTGEFPVKADRPHRRD
- a CDS encoding multidrug effflux MFS transporter: MTAPPTQRSARATAARATPRTPSTVGLVVLLGAMAALGAVTIDLYLPSLPQVAVDLSTTEARTQLTITGVLVGAGFGQLVVGPLSDAFGRRKPAAVGFSVYVVATLLCAIAPNLPTLVAFRVLSGIGASAGAVVGMAVIRDLFTGPAAARLQSRLVLVIGVAPLFAPTVGGAIAAHTGWRPVLALLAVAGLGVLVAVWRRLPETRPELTDTAAQARAEPERAPVTPPRPGRVLRTFTGYGALLRDGRFLAFAAMPGLALATIMAYVSTSVFVLQDGFGLSGTGFAVYFAINGTALVGGTQLNAALVERFGSARLLRVGVVAALVFGLALAAALLARTDQLVLFAAPLYLLLLALGLIMPNAVTLALEPYGDSAGAAAALVTALQSGVGGLVGVLVGLLGGDEHAMGVVVGAAVVLNVVLLLSVSRKIRPRVAA
- a CDS encoding M13 family metallopeptidase; its protein translation is MSSITDAQPAGSDVDPSTRPQDDLFRHVNGRWLATTEIPADRAVDGAFIRLRDQSEAECRTIVEAAAAAAARGEAAPGTVRQKIGDLYASFMDTDRIEALGATPLDPELAAVDAVTDHAGLVRQLGAFERSGVGGPFAYWVDTDNAKSDEYVVYVTQAGLGLPDESYYREEQYAAVREAYVGHVERILALGHREDPAGSARRVLELETALAAHHWDRVRNRDANATYNKVDRAGLEALLPGIDLAAWLEAAELPGSAFAHVVVRQPSYLTGMAEVLLSTPVQTWKEWLGWRVLHQGAAFLSADFVEENFAFYGTTLTGAPQLRERWKRGVGLVEGNLGEALGELYVAEHFPPAAKARMTELVANLVEAYRQDIEALDWMTRETKDRALEKLGQFTPKIGHPDTWRDYSALTIDREDLLGNVRRAFAFEVDRELAKLGSPVDRDEWFMTPQTVNAYYNPGMNEIVFPAAILRPPFFSLDADDAENYGGIGAVIGHEIGHGFDDQGSKYDGLGNLNDWWTDADRAEFGERTQALVAQYDALEPPETPGKHVNGSLTVGENIGDLGGLTIAHKAYEIALGGREAPVVDGLTGSQRLFFGWAKVWCGKVRPAEVERRLAIDPHSPPEFRCNAVVRNLDEFHDAFGTAPGDGLWLDPAERVRIW